Proteins encoded together in one Camelina sativa cultivar DH55 chromosome 9, Cs, whole genome shotgun sequence window:
- the LOC104713474 gene encoding sulfate transporter 2.2 yields the protein MGIELQNHQSHHEDGPAEEPISRWLVDTPVPPSMWQELAGYIRKNLLSKKDNRRNKTKNSSSNPVYSCLKSVFPILIWGRQYKLNLFKKDLMAGLTLASLCIPQSIGYANLAGLDPEYGLYTSVVPPLIYSTMGSSRELAIGPVAVVSLLLSSMVRDLQDPVTDPVAYRKIVFTVTFFAGAFQAIFGLFRLGFLVDFLSHAALVGFMAGAAIVIGLQQLKGLFGLSHFTNKTDIVSVLSSVFHSLHHPWQPLNFVIGSSFLIFILLARFLGKRNKKLFWIPAMAPLISVVLATLIVYLTKAETRGVKIVKHIKPGFNQPSVNQLQFSSPHLGQIVKIGLISAIIALTEAIAVGRSFATIKGYRLDGNKEMMAMGFMNIAGSFTSCYVATGSFSRTAVNFSAGCETVVSNIVMAITVMISLEVLTRFLYFTPTAILASIILSALPGLIDISGALHIWKLDKLDFLVLAAAFFGVLFASVEIGLLLAVGISFTRIMLSSIRPNIEALGRLSKTDIFGDINQYPMAIKTPGLLTLRISSPLLCFANANFIRDRILNSVREVEEEENEQEVPKDKVLQVLILDISCVMGIDTSGVVALEELHKELASNDIRLVIASPRWRILHKLKRAKLEEKVKEENIFMTVGEAVDIHVRARSTSHDLC from the exons atggGCATAGAGCTTCAGAACCACCAGAGCCACCATGAAGACGGCCCTGCCGAAGAGCCAATATCGCGGTGGCTGGTAGATACTCCGGTGCCACCAAGCATGTGGCAAGAGCTTGCTGGGTACATAAGAAAAAATCTGTTGTCCAAAAAGGATAATAGGAGGAACAAGACGAAGAACTCATCATCAAACCCTGTTTACTCTTGTCTTAAATCGGTTTTCCCTATACTTATTTGGGGAAGACAATACAAACTCAACTTGTTCAAGAAAGATTTGATGGCTGGTCTCACTCTCGCTAGTCTTTGCATTCCTCAG AGTATAGGATATGCGAATTTGGCTGGACTTGATCCAGAGTACGGTCTAT aTACAAGTGTGGTACCACCTTTGATATATTCGACGATGGGAAGTTCGAGAGAGTTAGCCATTGGTCCTGTGGCTGTCGTTTCGCTTCTGCTTTCGTCAATGGTTCGTGACCTTCAAGATCCGGTCACCGACCCAGTTGCTTACAGGAAAATTGTCTTCACGGTCACGTTTTTCGCTGGCGCCTTTCAAGCCATCTTTGGACTCTTCAG GTTAGGGTTTTTGGTGGACTTTTTGTCACATGCTGCACTTGTTGGGTTCATGGCTGGTGCTGCCATTGTCATTGGTTTACAACAACTCAAAGGTTTATTTGGTTTGTCTCATTTTACCAACAAAACCGATATAGTTTCGGTTTTATCTTCGGTTTTCCACTCGCTTCACCATCCG TGGCAACCTCTGAACTTTGTCATCGGTAGTTCATTCCTAATCTTCATTCTCCTAGCGAGATTTCTC gggaaaagaaacaagaaattgtTTTGGATACCGGCAATGGCACCGCTAATATCAGTGGTATTAGCAACACTAATCGTGTATTTAACCAAAGCTGAGACACGAGGGGTTAAGATTGTAAAACACATTAAACCAGGGTTTAACCAACCTTCGGTTAACCAGTTACAATTCAGCAGTCCACATCTCGGTCAAATCGTCAAAATTGGTCTTATTTCTGCAATTATCGCACTCACG GAAGCAATTGCAGTGGGGAGATCGTTTGCGACGATCAAAGGGTATCGTCTAGATGGGAACAAAGAGATGATGGCTATGGGATTTATGAACATCGCTGGCTCTTTTACTTCTTGCTATGTGGCTACCG GGTCATTCTCAAGAACGGCAGTGAATTTTAGCGCTGGGTGCGAGACGGTAGTTTCGAACATTGTAATGGCGATAACAGTGATGATTTCGCTAGAAGTATTAACGAGGTTTCTCTACTTCACACCAACAGCGATTCTCGCGTCCATAATCCTGTCGGCGCTTCCAGGTCTCATTGATATCTCTGGCGCTTTACATATATGGAAACTCGATAAACTCGATTTTCTTGTCCTTGCTGCTGCCTTCTTCGGTGTCCTCTTTGCCTCAGTCGAGATCGGTCTTCTTCTTGCC GTGGGGATATCGTTTACCAGAATAATGTTAAGTTCGATAAGACCAAACATTGAGGCCTTAGGGAGGTTGTCAAAAACAGATATATTCGGTGACATAAATCAGTACCCAATGGCTATTAAGACTCCAGGACTATTGACTCTTCGAATCAGTTCTCCTTTGCTATGCTTTGCAAACGCCAATTTTATTAGAGACAG AATATTAAATTCAGTTcgagaagtagaagaagaagaaaatgaacaaGAAGTTCCAAAAGATAAAGTTCTTCAAGTATTAATTCTCGACATTTCTT GCGTGATGGGCATCGATACATCAGGAGTAGTTGCACTTGAAGAACTACATAAAGAGCTGGCTTCAAATGACATCCGG TTAGTGATCGCTAGTCCGAGATGGAGGATTCTTCACAAATTGAAGCGAGCAAAATTGGAggagaaagtgaaagaagaaaatatatttatgacaGTTGGAGAAGCCGTAGATATACATGTAAGAGCAAGATCTACGTCACATGATTTGTGTTGA